The DNA sequence TCAGCTTCTTGTTTTAAGCTGCTTGTCAGTACTAACCCTCTTCAATAAAGACTATGATTAAGTGGAATGCTTTGACGAGTATCGTCGAAGTCAATGATCTTGTGGAGCAATCGCATCAGCAGCCTTGTTTGATCTTCAAGCACAGTACAAGATGTAGCATTAGCAGTTTCGCCAAAAGTCGATTAGAAAATGATTGGAATCTTTCGGAGCAAGATATCCAACCCTTTTACCTCGACTTGATCAATTATCGATCTGTCTCCAATTTTGTTGCTGATCATTTTGCGATTGATCACGAATCACCACAGGTACTCTTGATCAAGGACGGGATTTGTGTTTACCACACCTCTCATCTTGATATTTCGGTTGGCGGTATCCAGCAGGAGTTGGCTGTTGTATAATTATTTAGGCATGGATAACGTTGCCCACATCATAGATACAGAAGATGGGTCGCACAGCTTGTTTAGCGAGCAGTTTGCCGTAGGCTACCACTCAAAATACGGGGCTATCCAGGAATCACAACATGTTTTTATCCAGGCAGGGCTTGCTCCAGCCTTGTTGGATAAAACATCCCTTCGGGTATTCGAAATGGGGTTTGGTTCAGGGCTTAATGCTTTCCTCAGTTTGCTTTTCTTGAGCGACCCGCAAAAAAATATTTATTTTGAAACGGTGGAAGCGTTTCCTCTACCACTCGCCCAGGTAAGCTCCCTCAACTATCCCTCACTTTTAAACGGTTCGACCGATGACTTCCGAGCTTTGCACGAAGCACCCTGGGGCGAACCTACCATTATCACGCCTCAATTCACATTGCGCAAGCATTTGGGTACCATTCAAGAAGTAAGCTTAGCAGGTGATTTTGATGTCGTTTTTTTTGACGCCTTTGCACCAAGTTCTCAGCCTGAGCTTTGGGAAGCACCTGTTTTGGAAAAAATCTTCCAGGCGATGGCTCCTGGCGGCATATTCGTCACGTACTGCGCCAAAGGCGTTGTCAAACGTACCCTCCGTTCGATCGGTTTCCAGGTAGAAGGTATTCCTGGTCCTCCGGGAAAAAGAGAAATGACCAGAGCAACAAAGCAATGAGTCAGCAAGTCCAATTCATGCAGCGATGCTTTGATTTAGCGCGCCTTGGTGCAGGTCACGCCTCTCCAAATCCAATGGTAGGTGCTGTATTGGTACATGAAAATAGAATTATCGGTGAAGGTTTCTTTGCCAAAGATGGTGGTCCTCACGCCGAAGTCATGGCCGTCCGTTCGGTAAAGGACGTTGATCGCCACTTAATTAAAGCAAGTAGTCTTTACGTTTCTCTGGAGCCTTGCAATATTTATGGTCGTACACCACCTTGCACCAATCTTATCCTTGAGGAAAAAATCCCGCACGTCATCGTCGCCGCCCGCGACCTTACTCCTGGTGTCAATGGTGCGGGTTTAGCGCGTTTACGCCAGCACGGTGTCAAGGTAGAAGAAGCCGTACTTTCGCAAAGGGGTAAAATCCTGAGTGAATACCGCAATGTATTCGTCAGTAAGGATCGGCCTTACCTTCTCTTGAAATATGCGCAAACCAGCAATGGCTTCTTGGCACCTCTTGATGGCAGCACCCATTGGCTTTCCAATGGTTTTAGCAAACGCCTGACGCATAAATGGCGAACCGAAACCGATGCCATCATGGTGGGTGCCGGGACTGCGCGTGCCGACGATCCAGCACTCACTCCACGTTTTTACCCAGGACGCTCGCCGCGCCGGGTGGTTATTGATCGAAAAGGCACCTTGCCCTCCACGCTCCAACTCTTTGACGGCAGCACCCCTACCCTGCT is a window from the Lewinella sp. LCG006 genome containing:
- the ribD gene encoding bifunctional diaminohydroxyphosphoribosylaminopyrimidine deaminase/5-amino-6-(5-phosphoribosylamino)uracil reductase RibD, whose translation is MSQQVQFMQRCFDLARLGAGHASPNPMVGAVLVHENRIIGEGFFAKDGGPHAEVMAVRSVKDVDRHLIKASSLYVSLEPCNIYGRTPPCTNLILEEKIPHVIVAARDLTPGVNGAGLARLRQHGVKVEEAVLSQRGKILSEYRNVFVSKDRPYLLLKYAQTSNGFLAPLDGSTHWLSNGFSKRLTHKWRTETDAIMVGAGTARADDPALTPRFYPGRSPRRVVIDRKGTLPSTLQLFDGSTPTLLFRQSGITTANQANARLIAHDFTQPDWLPKMLAQLAEQKIAHLTVEGGAWLLQQFVAQDLWDEARVFTTKANWKVGLAAPALGKIASQEFILQQDRLTIHYNFL
- the ytxJ gene encoding bacillithiol system redox-active protein YtxJ, translating into MIKWNALTSIVEVNDLVEQSHQQPCLIFKHSTRCSISSFAKSRLENDWNLSEQDIQPFYLDLINYRSVSNFVADHFAIDHESPQVLLIKDGICVYHTSHLDISVGGIQQELAVV
- the mnmD gene encoding tRNA (5-methylaminomethyl-2-thiouridine)(34)-methyltransferase MnmD, whose protein sequence is MDNVAHIIDTEDGSHSLFSEQFAVGYHSKYGAIQESQHVFIQAGLAPALLDKTSLRVFEMGFGSGLNAFLSLLFLSDPQKNIYFETVEAFPLPLAQVSSLNYPSLLNGSTDDFRALHEAPWGEPTIITPQFTLRKHLGTIQEVSLAGDFDVVFFDAFAPSSQPELWEAPVLEKIFQAMAPGGIFVTYCAKGVVKRTLRSIGFQVEGIPGPPGKREMTRATKQ